From one Flavobacterium kingsejongi genomic stretch:
- a CDS encoding FeoA family protein: protein MRTTIAQLKKGDKAIIKEFDLNNIPLKLLEMGCLPGNTVELIQTAPFGDPLYLNVNDSHLAIRLETANEIEVEIQTRNAQ, encoded by the coding sequence TTGAGAACTACAATAGCTCAATTAAAGAAAGGCGATAAAGCCATTATTAAAGAATTTGACCTCAACAATATTCCGCTGAAATTATTGGAAATGGGATGTCTTCCGGGTAACACTGTGGAATTAATCCAAACAGCTCCATTCGGTGATCCTCTTTATTTAAATGTAAATGACAGCCATCTGGCAATCCGGTTGGAAACGGCGAACGAAATTGAAGTTGAAATCCAAACCCGAAATGCGCAGTAA
- a CDS encoding lycopene cyclase family protein has translation MKHYDYIFIGSGLAALMTLHQMVLSGKFTENSILVIDPDTKQQNDRTWCFWEKANGAWDSIVYRKWEHAIFASPDYRRTLDFTPYAYKMVRGLDFYTYVLEILSKVPGITFLNESVEDYNESDDWVIVQTTNQVYSCSKAFCSIYKPAPVLGQKKYPVLQQHFMGWVIQSDVAVFDPAKPVFMDFSIPQSGNTRFMYVLPFSKTEALIEYTLFSEKLLPHESYEEALREYIAQLGIEDYRILDREQASIPMTSYPFWKRNTKNILHIGTAGGWTKASTGFTFKNADKKSKALVAFLQTNNDFREFYRRDKFWFYDLLLLDILDRTNEKGALIFSTLFQKGNPALILKFLDEDTSLWEDLQVTSKCPKSLFLAALFRRLFGRRA, from the coding sequence ATGAAACATTATGATTATATTTTTATTGGTTCAGGATTAGCTGCACTAATGACATTACACCAAATGGTGTTATCGGGTAAATTTACAGAGAATAGTATTCTTGTAATTGACCCGGATACCAAACAACAAAATGACAGAACCTGGTGCTTTTGGGAAAAAGCCAACGGTGCTTGGGATTCCATCGTCTATCGAAAATGGGAACATGCGATTTTTGCCAGTCCAGATTACCGTCGTACGCTGGACTTTACGCCTTATGCCTATAAGATGGTACGCGGGTTGGATTTTTACACCTATGTTTTGGAGATCCTTTCTAAAGTTCCTGGCATTACCTTTTTGAATGAAAGCGTAGAAGACTATAATGAATCGGATGACTGGGTGATTGTACAAACCACAAACCAGGTCTACAGCTGCAGTAAAGCTTTTTGTAGTATTTACAAACCAGCGCCTGTCTTAGGTCAAAAAAAGTATCCTGTATTGCAACAACATTTTATGGGGTGGGTTATACAGTCAGATGTTGCTGTTTTTGATCCGGCAAAACCGGTATTCATGGATTTTTCCATTCCACAATCGGGGAATACCCGTTTTATGTATGTCTTACCTTTTTCCAAAACAGAAGCCCTCATAGAATATACACTCTTTTCGGAGAAATTACTGCCACATGAAAGTTATGAAGAAGCCCTTCGGGAGTATATCGCCCAATTGGGAATCGAAGACTACCGTATTCTCGATAGAGAGCAGGCAAGTATCCCGATGACCAGTTATCCTTTTTGGAAAAGGAATACTAAGAACATTCTCCACATTGGTACAGCCGGAGGATGGACGAAAGCCAGTACAGGGTTTACTTTTAAAAATGCCGACAAGAAATCAAAGGCATTGGTAGCGTTTCTACAGACAAATAATGATTTTAGGGAATTCTACAGAAGGGATAAGTTTTGGTTTTATGATCTTTTACTGTTGGATATTTTGGATCGTACCAATGAAAAAGGAGCCTTAATCTTTTCGACACTCTTTCAGAAAGGCAATCCTGCATTAATCCTAAAATTCCTCGATGAAGATACTTCACTATGGGAAGATCTACAGGTAACCTCAAAATGCCCCAAATCACTTTTTTTAGCAGCCCTTTTCCGAAGATTATTTGGAAGGCGCGCATAA
- a CDS encoding TonB-dependent receptor, whose protein sequence is MIHRTLLFIFLLLSQIIMAQNGSISGHIRYKNQPVSFANITLIKMGMSTQSDTEGYYNLTDIPMGSYQIQVSAIGFKNHNSKIVIDTIAVKAFDIQLLQDESALEEVVVTGTMREVSRSTSPVPVEVFTPKFFKKNPTPNLFEAVGMINGVKPQLNCNVCNTGDIHINGMEGPYTMILIDGMPIVSSLSTVYGLSGIPNSLIERVEVVKGPASSLYGSESMGGIINVITKNPKNAPLVSLDVFCTSWEEYNVDASVKFKTGTTTGILGMNYFNYQNPLDKNNDNFTDVTLQNRISVFNKWSFERKENRVASLATRYVYEDRWGGEMNFRPNMRGSDQVYGESIYTMRTEVIGMYQLPIAEKIFTQFSYNWHDQNSWYGATPFKARQQVAFVQGYWDKQLTPSHNLLLGATFRFTQYDDNTPGTLSADGLTNQPMDTPLPGIFIQDEWAINPKNTLLAGYRFDYDKHHGGIHSPRIAYKLSPNANNAIRASFGTGFRVVNLFTEDHSALTGAREVIIANALNPERSYNSNLNYNLKIPTSSFVLQVDATGFYSYFTNKIVGDFDTDPSKIIYDNLDGHAISSGISLNTEITFDFPLKIMLGGTYMDVYTEEKDDLGTVGRTQQLHAPKWSGNYLISYSLPKDFSVDFTGTWSGPMRLPILANDYRPEYSPWFTIANIQVTKKFDRGFEVYGGVKNILDFVPKYALIRAFDPFNNHVNDPIGNPNHYTFDTAYNYAQLQGARMFLGVRYTLY, encoded by the coding sequence ATGATTCACAGAACTCTACTCTTTATTTTCCTGTTGCTATCGCAAATAATAATGGCCCAGAATGGCAGTATTTCCGGGCACATACGCTATAAAAACCAGCCCGTTTCCTTTGCTAACATTACCCTTATAAAGATGGGAATGTCTACACAATCCGATACCGAAGGCTATTATAACCTTACCGATATTCCTATGGGAAGCTATCAAATCCAGGTAAGTGCCATTGGTTTTAAAAACCACAATAGCAAAATCGTCATAGATACTATTGCTGTAAAAGCATTCGATATCCAACTGCTACAGGATGAATCGGCTTTGGAGGAAGTTGTCGTTACCGGAACCATGCGGGAAGTCAGCCGAAGTACGAGTCCGGTTCCGGTAGAAGTCTTTACCCCTAAATTTTTCAAGAAAAACCCAACACCTAATCTTTTTGAAGCAGTTGGAATGATTAACGGTGTAAAACCGCAGCTCAATTGTAACGTTTGCAATACGGGAGACATCCATATCAACGGAATGGAAGGCCCCTATACCATGATCCTCATTGACGGAATGCCCATCGTAAGCTCTCTTTCCACGGTATATGGTCTGAGCGGGATTCCCAACAGCCTGATCGAACGGGTAGAAGTCGTTAAAGGTCCCGCATCGTCTCTTTATGGTTCCGAATCGATGGGCGGGATCATTAATGTAATTACTAAAAACCCGAAGAATGCTCCTTTGGTGAGTCTGGATGTTTTTTGCACCAGCTGGGAAGAATACAATGTGGATGCTTCGGTAAAGTTTAAAACCGGAACAACAACAGGAATTCTGGGTATGAATTACTTTAATTATCAGAATCCTCTGGATAAAAACAATGATAATTTTACGGATGTCACCCTACAAAATCGTATTTCGGTATTTAATAAATGGAGCTTCGAAAGAAAAGAAAACCGTGTGGCCAGCCTGGCTACCCGTTATGTTTATGAAGACCGTTGGGGCGGAGAGATGAACTTTAGGCCCAACATGAGGGGAAGTGACCAGGTATATGGCGAAAGTATTTACACCATGCGTACCGAAGTGATTGGCATGTACCAGCTTCCGATCGCTGAAAAAATATTTACCCAATTTTCATACAACTGGCACGATCAGAATTCGTGGTATGGCGCTACGCCTTTCAAAGCCAGACAGCAAGTAGCATTTGTACAAGGATATTGGGACAAGCAGCTCACTCCTTCACACAATCTGTTGTTGGGAGCCACATTCCGCTTTACTCAATATGATGACAATACTCCCGGTACCCTTTCTGCCGATGGCCTGACCAACCAACCGATGGATACCCCACTTCCGGGTATATTTATTCAGGATGAATGGGCTATTAATCCTAAAAACACTTTATTGGCAGGCTATCGTTTTGACTATGATAAACATCATGGCGGGATTCATTCGCCGCGTATTGCCTATAAATTATCCCCCAATGCCAATAACGCTATCCGTGCCAGTTTCGGTACCGGTTTCCGTGTTGTTAATTTATTTACAGAAGACCACTCTGCTTTAACAGGCGCGAGGGAAGTGATCATCGCCAATGCCCTGAATCCCGAAAGATCCTACAACAGCAACCTGAATTATAACTTAAAAATCCCAACATCATCGTTTGTGCTCCAAGTGGATGCCACCGGATTCTATTCTTATTTCACCAATAAAATCGTTGGTGACTTTGATACCGATCCGTCTAAAATCATTTATGACAACCTCGATGGACACGCAATTTCCAGTGGGATATCACTAAATACGGAGATCACCTTTGACTTCCCATTAAAAATCATGTTGGGCGGAACATACATGGATGTGTATACGGAAGAAAAAGATGATCTGGGAACAGTAGGCAGAACCCAACAGCTGCATGCACCAAAATGGTCGGGTAATTACCTCATCAGCTACAGCCTTCCGAAAGATTTCAGCGTAGACTTCACCGGAACCTGGAGCGGCCCCATGCGATTACCGATTTTGGCCAACGATTACCGCCCGGAATATTCTCCCTGGTTTACTATTGCAAACATACAGGTGACCAAGAAATTTGATCGTGGATTTGAAGTCTATGGCGGGGTAAAAAACATACTGGATTTTGTTCCAAAATATGCCCTCATCAGAGCTTTTGACCCGTTTAACAACCATGTGAATGACCCAATAGGAAATCCCAACCACTATACTTTCGATACTGCTTACAACTATGCACAGCTTCAGGGTGCCCGGATGTTCCTTGGTGTTCGTTATACTTTATACTAA
- a CDS encoding FeoB-associated Cys-rich membrane protein, with amino-acid sequence MIQEVLVVLALVIAVGFLVKKFFFKKKKSGDCGEDNCGCH; translated from the coding sequence ATGATACAGGAAGTATTAGTTGTCTTGGCATTAGTAATTGCCGTAGGCTTTTTGGTAAAGAAATTCTTTTTCAAAAAGAAAAAGTCCGGAGATTGCGGAGAAGACAATTGTGGATGTCACTAA
- a CDS encoding Nramp family divalent metal transporter: protein MKHSTNSLDEVHESVSVIQNTSTWKKILAFFGPAYMVSVGYMDPGNWATDIAGGSQFGYQLIWVLLMSNIMALLLQSLSARLGIVRRRDLAQASRETYSKGINYVLYGLAEIAIAACDLAEVLGMAIGLQLLFDLPLLWGVSITMLDTFLLLFLMNKGIKKMEAFIIALIAIIGLSFLTEMFLAKPDVSEVVKGFIPTIPNSTALYIAIGIIGATVMPHNLYLHSSLVQTRKYDRSPKGIKQALKYNFLDSFIALNLAFFVNAAILILAAATFYKNGMFEIAEIQDAHKMLEPLLGSKWAPALFALALIAAGQSSTITGTLAGQIVMEGYLNLRIQPWVRRVVTRLIAIVPAFLAILYYGEEGTGKLLILSQVILSLQLGFAIIPLIHFVSDKSKMDGFEIGRIMRIASWIITLIIVALNAKLVYDEIHSWVTTSEDAVWIWIFVVPLAFAAVLLLLYITFKPLIDKNKRVTKHVPHIDEITVSDMNAPVVYSNIAISLDFSKTDSKSISSALQLGGKNAHYTIIHIVETVGAMVYGNQIEDYETSSDSEYLQRYKHKLESIGYDVTVKLEFGNPKDGISKIVNNGNFDILIMGAHGHNWFKDLILGTTVDGVRHRVSIPLLIVKEE, encoded by the coding sequence ATGAAGCACAGCACTAACTCGCTTGATGAAGTCCATGAATCGGTTTCAGTTATTCAGAATACGTCTACATGGAAAAAGATCCTGGCCTTTTTTGGCCCTGCCTACATGGTCAGCGTGGGCTATATGGATCCGGGGAACTGGGCTACCGATATTGCCGGCGGAAGCCAGTTTGGCTATCAGCTGATATGGGTATTGCTCATGTCTAACATTATGGCTCTTTTACTGCAGAGCCTTAGTGCGCGTCTCGGGATCGTCCGTCGCAGGGATTTGGCACAAGCCTCCCGGGAAACCTATTCTAAAGGAATTAATTATGTCTTGTACGGGCTTGCCGAAATCGCTATTGCAGCCTGTGACCTGGCTGAAGTACTCGGTATGGCCATCGGGCTACAGCTTTTATTTGACCTTCCTTTATTATGGGGAGTGAGCATTACTATGCTGGACACTTTCCTGTTGCTCTTCCTGATGAACAAAGGGATTAAAAAAATGGAAGCTTTTATCATTGCTTTGATCGCAATTATTGGCCTTTCTTTTCTTACTGAAATGTTCCTCGCCAAACCGGATGTTTCAGAAGTGGTAAAAGGATTTATCCCTACGATTCCAAACAGTACTGCTCTTTATATCGCAATAGGAATTATCGGTGCTACCGTTATGCCCCACAACCTCTACCTGCATTCCTCATTGGTACAAACCCGGAAATATGACCGATCACCTAAGGGAATAAAACAGGCCCTGAAGTATAATTTCCTCGATTCCTTTATAGCTCTTAACCTCGCCTTTTTTGTCAATGCTGCCATACTGATTTTAGCCGCTGCAACTTTCTACAAAAATGGTATGTTTGAAATCGCCGAAATACAGGATGCCCATAAAATGCTGGAACCGTTATTAGGCTCAAAATGGGCTCCGGCACTCTTTGCCCTGGCCCTGATCGCCGCGGGACAAAGTTCCACCATCACCGGAACATTAGCCGGCCAAATCGTAATGGAAGGCTACCTGAACCTGAGGATTCAACCCTGGGTGCGTCGTGTGGTTACAAGACTGATCGCAATTGTCCCAGCGTTTTTGGCCATTCTTTACTATGGTGAAGAAGGAACCGGAAAATTACTGATCTTAAGCCAGGTTATCCTGAGCCTCCAATTGGGATTTGCTATTATTCCTTTGATCCATTTTGTCAGTGATAAATCAAAAATGGACGGATTCGAAATTGGGCGGATCATGAGAATCGCTTCCTGGATCATCACACTTATTATTGTTGCCCTAAATGCGAAACTGGTCTATGACGAAATCCACTCCTGGGTAACCACTTCTGAAGATGCCGTATGGATCTGGATATTTGTTGTTCCGCTGGCTTTTGCTGCCGTACTATTACTGCTATACATCACTTTTAAACCCCTAATCGATAAGAACAAAAGAGTGACCAAGCACGTTCCCCATATTGATGAGATCACAGTCTCTGATATGAATGCCCCCGTGGTTTACTCCAATATTGCCATATCGCTTGATTTTTCCAAAACCGATAGCAAGAGCATCAGTAGTGCTTTGCAATTGGGTGGTAAAAATGCGCATTACACGATCATTCATATCGTTGAAACAGTAGGCGCTATGGTTTATGGGAATCAGATTGAGGATTATGAGACGTCCAGCGATAGTGAGTACCTGCAACGCTACAAACACAAACTGGAAAGCATCGGGTATGATGTTACGGTAAAACTGGAATTTGGAAATCCAAAAGATGGGATCTCAAAAATTGTAAATAATGGTAATTTTGATATCTTAATCATGGGAGCACATGGCCATAACTGGTTCAAAGATCTTATTTTAGGAACTACAGTGGATGGTGTGCGCCACCGCGTATCCATACCTCTGCTGATCGTAAAAGAAGAATAA
- a CDS encoding SCO family protein, which translates to MHFFRRYRFFFIVLFVLSAIIITLFYNVLDQPKRLKIYSPSDVNPEMVDSSISFIRKDHHIEDFSFTNQNGKTITQDDYAGKIYVADFFFTTCQTICPIMTDNMVWLQEQIKDNPKVMLLSHSVTPDTDTPEVLKAYALKKGVLDAKWNLVTGTKKDIYGIARKSYLAVKTGKPEEMYDMVHTENFILVDSKRRIRGFYDGTKMEDMKKLVGDIKILSED; encoded by the coding sequence ATGCATTTCTTCAGGAGGTACCGCTTTTTCTTTATCGTATTATTCGTTCTATCGGCTATAATTATTACGTTATTCTATAACGTACTGGACCAGCCGAAAAGACTGAAAATTTACAGTCCTTCTGATGTGAATCCGGAAATGGTGGACAGTTCGATTTCTTTTATCCGTAAAGACCATCATATTGAAGATTTTTCGTTTACCAATCAGAACGGTAAGACAATTACCCAGGATGATTATGCCGGAAAAATATATGTTGCCGATTTTTTCTTCACCACCTGCCAGACCATTTGCCCAATCATGACGGATAATATGGTATGGCTTCAGGAACAGATAAAAGACAATCCAAAAGTGATGCTGCTGTCACATTCCGTTACTCCCGATACCGATACTCCGGAAGTATTAAAAGCGTATGCCCTGAAAAAAGGGGTTTTGGACGCCAAATGGAATTTGGTCACCGGTACTAAAAAAGATATTTATGGGATTGCCAGGAAATCGTATCTCGCTGTTAAAACCGGAAAACCGGAGGAAATGTACGATATGGTACATACCGAAAACTTTATATTAGTGGATAGCAAACGCAGGATTCGTGGCTTTTATGACGGAACCAAAATGGAAGACATGAAAAAACTGGTAGGCGATATCAAAATTTTATCGGAGGATTAG
- a CDS encoding thioredoxin family protein gives MKLKTIVLCLFLIGSFSQLKAQEHASVILEKAVHQAKKEHKKVFVLFHASWCSWCKKMESNMYSAANKTFFEKNYVITHLVVQESKQNKKLENPGAETILKEFKAENVGIPFWIIYDENGKPLENAFNSKGENLGCPATPEEVAEFIGKLKRTATVSEKQSKAIEAAFILKKK, from the coding sequence ATGAAATTAAAAACAATAGTGCTTTGCCTCTTCCTGATCGGGAGCTTTTCCCAATTAAAAGCACAGGAACACGCTTCTGTAATTTTAGAAAAAGCGGTACACCAAGCCAAAAAAGAACACAAAAAAGTATTCGTACTCTTCCATGCCTCCTGGTGCAGTTGGTGCAAAAAGATGGAAAGCAATATGTACAGCGCTGCCAATAAAACGTTTTTTGAAAAGAATTATGTCATCACCCATCTTGTTGTTCAGGAATCCAAACAAAACAAAAAATTGGAAAACCCGGGAGCCGAAACTATCCTGAAAGAATTCAAAGCGGAAAATGTGGGAATCCCTTTTTGGATTATTTATGATGAGAATGGGAAACCGCTGGAAAATGCTTTTAACAGCAAAGGAGAAAATCTGGGTTGCCCGGCTACACCTGAAGAAGTAGCTGAATTCATTGGCAAACTAAAAAGAACGGCTACCGTTTCAGAAAAACAAAGCAAAGCTATTGAAGCCGCTTTTATCCTAAAAAAGAAGTAA
- the feoB gene encoding ferrous iron transport protein B translates to MSHKTIKIALIGNPNTGKTSVFNQLTGLNQKVGNYPGITVEKKQGSAKLPDNHRGIIIDLPGTYSLNASSLDENVAVELLLNKNDKDFPDVAVVVTDVENLKRNLLLFTQIKDLEIPTILVINMSDRMEYKGISLDIPYLEEHLKTKIALVSSRKGHGIEALRALIVNYKSLSSESCLHASTIDVDYFNSLRQAFPGQLLYKLWLVITQDVNFSNLPRIEVENHSFAKTKPELKRLQQKETIKRYQFINDVLKVGYTVDATVAKDLRSRLDRVLTHKVFGYLIFFGILLLIFQAIFDWSSVPMDFIDGAFTDLSAYANEHLPPGVFTNLISQGIIPGIGGIVIFIPQIAILFLFISVLEESGYMSRVVFLMDKIMRKFGLSGKSIVPLISGTACAIPAIMATRNIENWKERLITILVTPFTTCSARLPVYTIIISLVIPNEKVLGIFNMQGLTLMLLYLLGFTAAIVSAYILNKILKIKAKTFFVIEMPNYKLPLSKNVLYNVIEKTKAFVFGAGKIILAISIILWFLASYGPGRNFTHAEEIVTAQHTEAPISDHDLENEIASFKLENSYIGLLGRGIEPVIKPLGYDWKIGIAIISSFAAREVFVGTLATIYSVGDSENETTIKNKMAAEIHPDTGEKVFNLAAGVSLLLFYAFALQCASTLAITKKETNSWKWPMIQLFSMSGFAYLTAFIAYQILK, encoded by the coding sequence ATGAGTCATAAAACGATCAAAATAGCTTTAATAGGAAATCCGAATACCGGTAAAACGTCAGTCTTTAACCAATTGACCGGATTAAACCAAAAAGTAGGGAATTATCCTGGAATCACTGTAGAAAAAAAACAAGGCTCCGCTAAGCTTCCCGACAATCACAGGGGAATTATTATCGATTTGCCAGGAACCTATAGCCTGAATGCAAGTTCACTGGATGAAAATGTTGCGGTAGAATTGCTCCTGAATAAAAATGATAAAGACTTTCCGGATGTTGCTGTAGTCGTTACTGATGTAGAAAATCTGAAGCGGAATCTGCTATTGTTTACGCAAATTAAGGATTTGGAAATCCCGACAATCCTTGTGATTAATATGTCGGATCGGATGGAATACAAAGGGATTTCATTAGATATCCCGTATTTAGAGGAACATTTAAAAACGAAAATAGCACTGGTAAGTTCCCGTAAAGGACATGGGATAGAAGCGTTGAGAGCGTTGATTGTAAACTATAAATCCCTCTCTTCGGAATCCTGCCTCCACGCTTCCACGATTGATGTAGATTATTTTAACAGCCTTCGGCAGGCATTCCCAGGTCAGTTGTTATATAAATTATGGCTGGTGATTACACAGGATGTCAATTTTTCCAACCTGCCACGGATTGAAGTTGAAAATCATTCTTTTGCCAAGACCAAACCGGAACTGAAAAGGCTGCAACAGAAAGAAACAATAAAGCGCTACCAGTTCATTAATGATGTCCTGAAAGTAGGTTATACTGTTGATGCTACGGTCGCAAAAGATCTTCGTAGCAGGCTTGACCGTGTATTGACGCATAAAGTATTTGGTTACCTGATTTTCTTCGGGATATTACTCCTGATTTTCCAGGCGATTTTTGACTGGTCGAGTGTCCCGATGGATTTCATTGATGGCGCATTTACCGATCTGAGTGCGTATGCCAATGAACACTTGCCGCCAGGCGTTTTTACGAATCTGATCAGCCAGGGAATTATTCCGGGTATCGGGGGTATTGTAATTTTTATTCCCCAGATTGCCATATTGTTCCTCTTTATATCGGTACTTGAAGAGAGTGGTTATATGAGCCGGGTGGTGTTCCTGATGGACAAAATCATGCGCAAATTTGGACTGAGTGGTAAAAGTATTGTACCGTTAATTTCGGGTACGGCCTGTGCTATTCCGGCAATTATGGCGACACGAAATATCGAAAACTGGAAGGAACGCCTGATCACCATACTGGTTACGCCATTTACGACCTGCTCCGCACGGCTTCCGGTGTATACGATTATTATTTCATTGGTAATCCCCAACGAAAAAGTATTAGGCATCTTCAATATGCAGGGATTGACATTGATGCTGTTGTACCTCCTTGGGTTTACCGCGGCTATTGTTTCTGCCTATATTTTAAATAAGATCCTCAAAATAAAGGCAAAAACCTTTTTTGTGATTGAAATGCCCAATTATAAACTGCCACTATCCAAAAATGTTCTTTATAATGTGATTGAAAAAACCAAAGCATTTGTTTTTGGTGCGGGTAAAATTATATTAGCCATCTCAATTATATTATGGTTTTTGGCTTCTTATGGCCCGGGCAGGAATTTTACCCATGCCGAAGAAATCGTGACAGCACAGCATACTGAAGCACCAATTTCCGACCATGATCTTGAAAATGAGATCGCATCATTTAAACTTGAAAATTCGTACATCGGATTGTTAGGCAGGGGAATCGAGCCGGTCATCAAACCATTAGGATATGATTGGAAAATAGGGATTGCAATCATTAGTTCTTTTGCTGCACGGGAAGTTTTTGTAGGTACGCTGGCAACCATTTATAGTGTAGGCGATAGTGAAAACGAAACGACGATCAAGAATAAAATGGCAGCTGAAATTCATCCGGATACCGGTGAAAAAGTATTCAATCTGGCTGCAGGGGTTTCATTATTGCTTTTTTATGCTTTTGCATTGCAATGTGCCAGTACGCTGGCCATAACCAAAAAGGAAACCAACAGCTGGAAATGGCCGATGATACAGTTGTTTTCCATGAGTGGCTTTGCCTATCTGACCGCCTTTATAGCCTATCAGATTTTAAAATAA
- a CDS encoding thioredoxin family protein: MKKSILGLLLLLPCMLLAQAISFESLEQNMKTDPRPVVIALRTDWCNICKMQSKQFDSHKPLQHLLANQYYYLELNAETKEAIIFNGKKYNSITNGNTSLHELAYLLGNNKGQLSYPTLVILDSQFQVQARFNGLVKAKTLYKLLNN; the protein is encoded by the coding sequence ATGAAAAAATCAATCCTCGGCTTACTGCTATTGCTACCCTGTATGCTCCTGGCTCAGGCAATTTCATTTGAGTCGCTGGAACAAAATATGAAAACAGACCCAAGGCCTGTTGTTATTGCCCTACGCACGGATTGGTGTAACATCTGTAAAATGCAATCGAAACAATTCGATTCCCATAAGCCTTTGCAGCATCTTTTGGCAAATCAGTATTATTATCTCGAACTCAATGCAGAAACGAAAGAAGCAATTATTTTCAATGGTAAAAAATACAACTCTATTACCAATGGCAATACTTCCTTACACGAACTGGCCTATCTGTTGGGAAATAATAAAGGGCAGTTGTCCTATCCTACCCTTGTAATCCTTGATTCACAGTTTCAGGTGCAGGCCCGTTTTAATGGTCTTGTAAAAGCCAAAACCCTGTATAAATTACTAAACAACTAA
- a CDS encoding metal-dependent transcriptional regulator, with protein sequence MTHSEENYLKEIYHLSVNATKNVNTNSIANVMESKPSSVTDMVQKLAEKELVAYKKYQGVTLTDKGRASALMIIRKHRLWEVFLLEKLGFSWDEVHDVAEQLEHIKSTKLIDKLDEFLEYPKEDPHGDPIPDKEGNFYVQEKILLSKVHLNEKVILVGVKDSSKEFLQYLDKMALALGTSITMVQKEKFDNSVVIHTEFGEKVLSDKITSNLYVKKV encoded by the coding sequence ATGACTCATTCTGAAGAAAATTATCTTAAAGAAATTTACCATCTTTCGGTAAATGCCACCAAAAATGTAAACACCAACTCCATCGCAAATGTCATGGAAAGCAAACCGTCATCAGTAACTGATATGGTTCAGAAACTGGCAGAAAAGGAGCTTGTAGCCTATAAAAAATACCAGGGCGTTACACTAACCGATAAAGGGCGTGCTTCTGCGCTGATGATCATCCGTAAACACCGTTTATGGGAAGTATTCCTGCTGGAAAAACTGGGTTTTAGCTGGGATGAGGTACACGATGTCGCAGAACAATTAGAGCATATCAAATCTACCAAACTCATTGATAAACTGGATGAATTCCTGGAATATCCGAAAGAAGACCCACATGGTGATCCCATTCCGGACAAAGAAGGGAACTTTTATGTGCAGGAGAAAATCCTGTTGTCCAAAGTACACCTGAATGAAAAAGTAATACTAGTCGGTGTTAAGGATTCGTCCAAAGAATTCCTGCAGTATCTTGATAAAATGGCTTTAGCACTGGGAACATCCATTACTATGGTGCAGAAAGAGAAATTTGATAATTCGGTAGTGATTCACACCGAATTTGGAGAAAAGGTATTATCCGATAAGATCACTTCCAATCTGTATGTCAAAAAAGTCTAA